A region from the Drosophila bipectinata strain 14024-0381.07 chromosome 3R, DbipHiC1v2, whole genome shotgun sequence genome encodes:
- the NKCC gene encoding bumetanide-sensitive sodium-(potassium)-chloride cotransporter isoform X2: protein MLPEAMIILLPFHQESLPRLDNYRISMRNLKRPSIGELQGEAADQSITIPEPEQEPTGGQIKLGWIVGVLIPCLLNIWGVMLFLRLSWVVAESGILQTLIIITVSAVVCVITTLSLSAISTNGEVKGGGVYFIISRSLGPEFGASVGVVFAFANAVSASMNTIGFCESLNGLLKSNGLKIIDNGINDIRIVGSVTILLLILICCVGMEWETKAQNFLIVTIVLAIFNFIIGAAIGPNGNEELISKGFVGLSWSTFKENFGSDYRYAEGVNHDFFSVFAIFFPSVTGIQAGANICGDLKDAGAAIPKGTFWSLLISMTSYALFVLFAGGAAVRDASGNPADLVNGSIIPSELPCMTDGNCTWGLFNSYEMMQEMSLWGPLIYAGCFAATLSTALTNLLSVPRLVQALGIDQIYPGLIFFSKPYGKHGEPYRGYVLTFFISTGFLLIGELNLIAPLISTFYLASYALINFCTFHAAFVKPLGWRPTFKYYNAWLSLFGFAMCVAIMFLINYVAAIITFGIIFALYLVVMYRKPEANWGSTTQAQQYKAALMAVHRLQNVSDHVKNYHPQVLVLSGDPKTRPPLVDFGYLLTKNNSLMFVANIIPVRVGYKCRQHLVKEGQKYLDARKIKAFYNVIDGFSLEDGINALTKSTGFGKMSPNIVLVGYKPDWNRCRKEEVESYFSILYNAFSQRMGVALLRLPNGLDFSELNSEVTLPAVGMGHMHTANAQGFTNELMPAANAASELLHIDSNLNLASMDSPNSSFTMPQPAPMPNMQRSSRSYKVNGSDEPSVTYHTKGGSDIPQNLLDAMTIFTRKQPKGTIDVFWLYDDGGLTILLPYIISMRSHWQNCKLRVFAMCHGKDEEQEEKSMASLLTKFRIKYSELIMLKGVSEQPRPDTLLKHKRLIEPFRRGVRNEFGITDEELLSMAEKTNRQLRIHELVVSHSSNASLVVMSLPMPRKEAISAPLYMSWLEMLTSDMKCPVALARGNQTPVLTLYS, encoded by the exons ATGCTGCCCGAGGCGATGATTATTCTGCTTCCGTTTCACCA GGAGTCCCTGCCGCGCCTGGACAACTACCGGATTTCCATGCGCAATCTGAAGCGTCCTTCCATCGGAGAACTGCAGGGAGAGGCCGCTGATCAG AGCATTACCATACCCGAACCCGAACAAGAGCCAACTGGTGGACAAATCAAGCTGGGATGGATAGTCGGCGTCCTGATACCCTGCCTCCTCAACATCTGGGGCGTCATGCTCTTCCTGCGTCTCAGCTGGGTGGTGGCCGAGTCCGGCATCTTGCAGACGCTTATTATAATTACGGTCTCGGCGGTGGTCTGCGTCATCACGACGCTCTCGCTGTCAGCCATTAGCACCAACGGCGAGGTCAAGGGTGGTGGCGTCTACTTCATCATATCCCGTTCGCTGGGTCCCGAGTTCGGGGCGTCCGTGGGCGTGGTGTTTGCCTTCGCCAATGCCGTCTCTGCCTCAATGAACACCATTGGTTTCTGTGAATCGCTAAATGGCTTATTAA AGAGTAATGGACTAAAAATTATCGACAACGGCATCAATGACATCCGGATTGTGGGATCGGTTACCATTCTGCTTCTCATCCTGATCTGCTGTGTGGGCATGGAGTGGGAAACTAAAGCTCAAAACTTCCTGATTGTAACCATTGTTCTGGCCATTTTCAACTTTATCATTGGAGCAGCTATTGGTCCAAATGGAAATGAAGAGCTCATCTCAAAGGGATTTGTGGGCTTGTCAT ggTCAACATTTAAGGAAAATTTCGGATCGGACTATAGATACGCCGAGGGCGTGAACCACGACTTCTTCAGTGTGTTTGCCATCTTCTTCCCCAGCGTCACAGGCATCCAGGCTGGAGCCAATATCTGTGGTGATTTAAAGGACGCCGGAGCCGCCATACCCAAGGGCACCTTCTGGTCCTTGCTGATTTCAATGACCTCGTACGCTTTGTTTGTGCTCTTCGCTGGCGGTGCCGCTGTGCGGGATGCCTCTGGTAATCCTGCCGACCTTGTCAATGGCAGCATCATTCCCTCAGAGCTTCCATGCATGACCGACGGTAACTGCACATGGGGTCTCTTCAACTCATACGAAATGATGCAGGAGATGTCTCTCTGGGGTCCGTTGATCTACGCCGGATGTTTTGCTGCCACCCTGAGCACAGCACTGACCAATCTACTCTCAGTGCCTCGTCTAGTGCAGGCTTTGGGCATTGACCAGATCTATCCGGGCCTGATCTTCTTCTCGAAGCCATACGGAAAGCACGGAGAACCGTACCGCGGCTACGTCCTCACCTTCTTCATCTCCACCGGTTTCCTGCTGATCGGAGAACTGAACCTGATTGCTCCACTGATTTCCACCTTCTACCTGGCCTCCTACGCCCTGATCAACTTCTGCACATTCCACGCGGCGTTTGTGAAGCCACTGGGATGGCGTCCCACCTTCAAGTATTACAACGCCTGGCTCAGTCTCTTTGGATTCGCCATGTGCGTGGCCATTATGTTCCTGATCAACTATGTGGCCGCCATCATCACTTTTGGTATTATCTTTGCTCTGTACCTGGTGGTCATGTACCGAAAACCAGAGGCGAACTGGGGCTCCACCACCCAAGCGCAGCAGTACAAGGCAGCCCTGATGGCCGTCCACCGGCTTCAGAATGTTTCCGACCACGTGAAGAACTACCATCCGCAGGTTTTGGTACTCTCTGGCGATCCCAAGACCAGGCCTCCTCTAGTCGACTTTGGTTATTTGCTTACCAAGAACAACTCTCTGATGTTTGTGGCCAATATAATACCG GTCCGTGTGGGTTACAAATGCCGTCAGCACTTGGTTAAAGAAGGTCAAAAGTATTTGGACGCCCGCAAGATCAAGGCATTCTACAATGTAATCGATGGCTTCAGTTTGGAGGACGGAATTAATGCTCTAACCAAGTCCACGGGCTTTGGAAAGATGTCTCCCAATATTGTGCTGGTGGGCTATAAGCCCGATTGGAATCGTTGCCGTAAGGAGGAGGTGGAAAGCTATTTTTCCATTCTATA CAATGCCTTCTCCCAGCGCATGGGTGTGGCCCTGCTCCGTCTCCCCAATGGACTGGACTTTTCGGAACTGAACTCTGAGGTTACCCTGCCAGCCGTTGGAATGGGACACATGCACACAGCGAATGCTCAAGGATTCACCAACGAACTGATGCCGGCCGCCAATGCTGCCTCCGAGCTTCTGCATATCGACTCCAACCTGAACTTGGCAAGCATGGACAGCCCTAATTCTTCGTTTACAATGCCCCAGCCCGCTCCGATGCCCAACATGCAGCGAAGCTCCCGTAGCTACAAGGTTAATGGATCCGACGAACCGTCAGTGACATATCACACCAAAGGCGGTTCTGATATTCCCCAGAATCTGCTCGATGCCATGACCATTTTCACGCGAAAGCAACCCAAGGGCACCATTGATGTCTTCTGGCTTTACGACGATGGAG GTCTCACCATTCTCCTGCCCTACATCATATCCATGCGCTCCCATTGGCAAAATTGTAAATTGAGGGTCTTCGCCATGTGTCACGGCAAGGACGAGGAACAAGAGGAAAAAAG CATGGCTAGTTTGCTGACAAAGTTCCGCATCAAGTACTCCGAGCTGATCATGCTAAAGGGCGTGTCGGAGCAGCCGCGCCCAGACACCCTGCTGAAGCACAAACGTCTCATCGAGCCCTTCCGTCGCGGAGTCCGCAACGAGTTTGGCATCACGGACGAGGAGCTGCTTAGCATGGCCGAGAAGACGAATCGACAGTTACGCATCCATGAACTGGTGGTTAGCCATTCGTCCAATGCCTCCCTGGTGGTCATGTCCCTGCCCATGCCACGAAAG GAGGCCATTTCGGCGCCACTGTACATGTCCTGGCTGGAGATGCTCACTTCGGACATGAAGTGCCCGGTGGCACTTGCCCGTGGAAACCAAACACCTGTGCTGACACTCTACTCCTAG
- the NKCC gene encoding bumetanide-sensitive sodium-(potassium)-chloride cotransporter isoform X1: MTDRFQISKVNGTANAGYDGESGPTAADQPDAHPPATNDNHLQPKPPGETGENRRSSRLSFRGFGHFLRKSDAERKFSLAQLTKESLPRLDNYRISMRNLKRPSIGELQGEAADQSITIPEPEQEPTGGQIKLGWIVGVLIPCLLNIWGVMLFLRLSWVVAESGILQTLIIITVSAVVCVITTLSLSAISTNGEVKGGGVYFIISRSLGPEFGASVGVVFAFANAVSASMNTIGFCESLNGLLKSNGLKIIDNGINDIRIVGSVTILLLILICCVGMEWETKAQNFLIVTIVLAIFNFIIGAAIGPNGNEELISKGFVGLSWSTFKENFGSDYRYAEGVNHDFFSVFAIFFPSVTGIQAGANICGDLKDAGAAIPKGTFWSLLISMTSYALFVLFAGGAAVRDASGNPADLVNGSIIPSELPCMTDGNCTWGLFNSYEMMQEMSLWGPLIYAGCFAATLSTALTNLLSVPRLVQALGIDQIYPGLIFFSKPYGKHGEPYRGYVLTFFISTGFLLIGELNLIAPLISTFYLASYALINFCTFHAAFVKPLGWRPTFKYYNAWLSLFGFAMCVAIMFLINYVAAIITFGIIFALYLVVMYRKPEANWGSTTQAQQYKAALMAVHRLQNVSDHVKNYHPQVLVLSGDPKTRPPLVDFGYLLTKNNSLMFVANIIPVRVGYKCRQHLVKEGQKYLDARKIKAFYNVIDGFSLEDGINALTKSTGFGKMSPNIVLVGYKPDWNRCRKEEVESYFSILYNAFSQRMGVALLRLPNGLDFSELNSEVTLPAVGMGHMHTANAQGFTNELMPAANAASELLHIDSNLNLASMDSPNSSFTMPQPAPMPNMQRSSRSYKVNGSDEPSVTYHTKGGSDIPQNLLDAMTIFTRKQPKGTIDVFWLYDDGGLTILLPYIISMRSHWQNCKLRVFAMCHGKDEEQEEKSMASLLTKFRIKYSELIMLKGVSEQPRPDTLLKHKRLIEPFRRGVRNEFGITDEELLSMAEKTNRQLRIHELVVSHSSNASLVVMSLPMPRKEAISAPLYMSWLEMLTSDMKCPVALARGNQTPVLTLYS, encoded by the exons ATGACCGATCGTTTTCAGATCTCAAAGGTGAACGGCACCGCTAACGCCGGATACGATGGCGAGTCCGGGCCAACGGCCGCCGATCAGCCGGATGCTCATCCTCCAGCCACCAATGATAACCACCTGCAGCCCAAGCCCCCGGGGGAGACCGGTGAAAATCGTAGGAGCTCACGCTTATCCTTCCGAGGCTTTGGGCACTTCCTGCGGAAATCCGATGCTGAGCGCAAATTCAGTCTCGCCCAGCTAACAAA GGAGTCCCTGCCGCGCCTGGACAACTACCGGATTTCCATGCGCAATCTGAAGCGTCCTTCCATCGGAGAACTGCAGGGAGAGGCCGCTGATCAG AGCATTACCATACCCGAACCCGAACAAGAGCCAACTGGTGGACAAATCAAGCTGGGATGGATAGTCGGCGTCCTGATACCCTGCCTCCTCAACATCTGGGGCGTCATGCTCTTCCTGCGTCTCAGCTGGGTGGTGGCCGAGTCCGGCATCTTGCAGACGCTTATTATAATTACGGTCTCGGCGGTGGTCTGCGTCATCACGACGCTCTCGCTGTCAGCCATTAGCACCAACGGCGAGGTCAAGGGTGGTGGCGTCTACTTCATCATATCCCGTTCGCTGGGTCCCGAGTTCGGGGCGTCCGTGGGCGTGGTGTTTGCCTTCGCCAATGCCGTCTCTGCCTCAATGAACACCATTGGTTTCTGTGAATCGCTAAATGGCTTATTAA AGAGTAATGGACTAAAAATTATCGACAACGGCATCAATGACATCCGGATTGTGGGATCGGTTACCATTCTGCTTCTCATCCTGATCTGCTGTGTGGGCATGGAGTGGGAAACTAAAGCTCAAAACTTCCTGATTGTAACCATTGTTCTGGCCATTTTCAACTTTATCATTGGAGCAGCTATTGGTCCAAATGGAAATGAAGAGCTCATCTCAAAGGGATTTGTGGGCTTGTCAT ggTCAACATTTAAGGAAAATTTCGGATCGGACTATAGATACGCCGAGGGCGTGAACCACGACTTCTTCAGTGTGTTTGCCATCTTCTTCCCCAGCGTCACAGGCATCCAGGCTGGAGCCAATATCTGTGGTGATTTAAAGGACGCCGGAGCCGCCATACCCAAGGGCACCTTCTGGTCCTTGCTGATTTCAATGACCTCGTACGCTTTGTTTGTGCTCTTCGCTGGCGGTGCCGCTGTGCGGGATGCCTCTGGTAATCCTGCCGACCTTGTCAATGGCAGCATCATTCCCTCAGAGCTTCCATGCATGACCGACGGTAACTGCACATGGGGTCTCTTCAACTCATACGAAATGATGCAGGAGATGTCTCTCTGGGGTCCGTTGATCTACGCCGGATGTTTTGCTGCCACCCTGAGCACAGCACTGACCAATCTACTCTCAGTGCCTCGTCTAGTGCAGGCTTTGGGCATTGACCAGATCTATCCGGGCCTGATCTTCTTCTCGAAGCCATACGGAAAGCACGGAGAACCGTACCGCGGCTACGTCCTCACCTTCTTCATCTCCACCGGTTTCCTGCTGATCGGAGAACTGAACCTGATTGCTCCACTGATTTCCACCTTCTACCTGGCCTCCTACGCCCTGATCAACTTCTGCACATTCCACGCGGCGTTTGTGAAGCCACTGGGATGGCGTCCCACCTTCAAGTATTACAACGCCTGGCTCAGTCTCTTTGGATTCGCCATGTGCGTGGCCATTATGTTCCTGATCAACTATGTGGCCGCCATCATCACTTTTGGTATTATCTTTGCTCTGTACCTGGTGGTCATGTACCGAAAACCAGAGGCGAACTGGGGCTCCACCACCCAAGCGCAGCAGTACAAGGCAGCCCTGATGGCCGTCCACCGGCTTCAGAATGTTTCCGACCACGTGAAGAACTACCATCCGCAGGTTTTGGTACTCTCTGGCGATCCCAAGACCAGGCCTCCTCTAGTCGACTTTGGTTATTTGCTTACCAAGAACAACTCTCTGATGTTTGTGGCCAATATAATACCG GTCCGTGTGGGTTACAAATGCCGTCAGCACTTGGTTAAAGAAGGTCAAAAGTATTTGGACGCCCGCAAGATCAAGGCATTCTACAATGTAATCGATGGCTTCAGTTTGGAGGACGGAATTAATGCTCTAACCAAGTCCACGGGCTTTGGAAAGATGTCTCCCAATATTGTGCTGGTGGGCTATAAGCCCGATTGGAATCGTTGCCGTAAGGAGGAGGTGGAAAGCTATTTTTCCATTCTATA CAATGCCTTCTCCCAGCGCATGGGTGTGGCCCTGCTCCGTCTCCCCAATGGACTGGACTTTTCGGAACTGAACTCTGAGGTTACCCTGCCAGCCGTTGGAATGGGACACATGCACACAGCGAATGCTCAAGGATTCACCAACGAACTGATGCCGGCCGCCAATGCTGCCTCCGAGCTTCTGCATATCGACTCCAACCTGAACTTGGCAAGCATGGACAGCCCTAATTCTTCGTTTACAATGCCCCAGCCCGCTCCGATGCCCAACATGCAGCGAAGCTCCCGTAGCTACAAGGTTAATGGATCCGACGAACCGTCAGTGACATATCACACCAAAGGCGGTTCTGATATTCCCCAGAATCTGCTCGATGCCATGACCATTTTCACGCGAAAGCAACCCAAGGGCACCATTGATGTCTTCTGGCTTTACGACGATGGAG GTCTCACCATTCTCCTGCCCTACATCATATCCATGCGCTCCCATTGGCAAAATTGTAAATTGAGGGTCTTCGCCATGTGTCACGGCAAGGACGAGGAACAAGAGGAAAAAAG CATGGCTAGTTTGCTGACAAAGTTCCGCATCAAGTACTCCGAGCTGATCATGCTAAAGGGCGTGTCGGAGCAGCCGCGCCCAGACACCCTGCTGAAGCACAAACGTCTCATCGAGCCCTTCCGTCGCGGAGTCCGCAACGAGTTTGGCATCACGGACGAGGAGCTGCTTAGCATGGCCGAGAAGACGAATCGACAGTTACGCATCCATGAACTGGTGGTTAGCCATTCGTCCAATGCCTCCCTGGTGGTCATGTCCCTGCCCATGCCACGAAAG GAGGCCATTTCGGCGCCACTGTACATGTCCTGGCTGGAGATGCTCACTTCGGACATGAAGTGCCCGGTGGCACTTGCCCGTGGAAACCAAACACCTGTGCTGACACTCTACTCCTAG
- the NKCC gene encoding bumetanide-sensitive sodium-(potassium)-chloride cotransporter isoform X3, whose protein sequence is MCKQSTLTTHRGGLTNQHCVYAACANRVRSITIPEPEQEPTGGQIKLGWIVGVLIPCLLNIWGVMLFLRLSWVVAESGILQTLIIITVSAVVCVITTLSLSAISTNGEVKGGGVYFIISRSLGPEFGASVGVVFAFANAVSASMNTIGFCESLNGLLKSNGLKIIDNGINDIRIVGSVTILLLILICCVGMEWETKAQNFLIVTIVLAIFNFIIGAAIGPNGNEELISKGFVGLSWSTFKENFGSDYRYAEGVNHDFFSVFAIFFPSVTGIQAGANICGDLKDAGAAIPKGTFWSLLISMTSYALFVLFAGGAAVRDASGNPADLVNGSIIPSELPCMTDGNCTWGLFNSYEMMQEMSLWGPLIYAGCFAATLSTALTNLLSVPRLVQALGIDQIYPGLIFFSKPYGKHGEPYRGYVLTFFISTGFLLIGELNLIAPLISTFYLASYALINFCTFHAAFVKPLGWRPTFKYYNAWLSLFGFAMCVAIMFLINYVAAIITFGIIFALYLVVMYRKPEANWGSTTQAQQYKAALMAVHRLQNVSDHVKNYHPQVLVLSGDPKTRPPLVDFGYLLTKNNSLMFVANIIPVRVGYKCRQHLVKEGQKYLDARKIKAFYNVIDGFSLEDGINALTKSTGFGKMSPNIVLVGYKPDWNRCRKEEVESYFSILYNAFSQRMGVALLRLPNGLDFSELNSEVTLPAVGMGHMHTANAQGFTNELMPAANAASELLHIDSNLNLASMDSPNSSFTMPQPAPMPNMQRSSRSYKVNGSDEPSVTYHTKGGSDIPQNLLDAMTIFTRKQPKGTIDVFWLYDDGGLTILLPYIISMRSHWQNCKLRVFAMCHGKDEEQEEKSMASLLTKFRIKYSELIMLKGVSEQPRPDTLLKHKRLIEPFRRGVRNEFGITDEELLSMAEKTNRQLRIHELVVSHSSNASLVVMSLPMPRKEAISAPLYMSWLEMLTSDMKCPVALARGNQTPVLTLYS, encoded by the exons ATGTGTAAACAATCAACATTAACCACCCACCGAGGAGGACTAACTAACcaacattgcgtatacgcagcgtGTGCGAATCGTGTGCGG AGCATTACCATACCCGAACCCGAACAAGAGCCAACTGGTGGACAAATCAAGCTGGGATGGATAGTCGGCGTCCTGATACCCTGCCTCCTCAACATCTGGGGCGTCATGCTCTTCCTGCGTCTCAGCTGGGTGGTGGCCGAGTCCGGCATCTTGCAGACGCTTATTATAATTACGGTCTCGGCGGTGGTCTGCGTCATCACGACGCTCTCGCTGTCAGCCATTAGCACCAACGGCGAGGTCAAGGGTGGTGGCGTCTACTTCATCATATCCCGTTCGCTGGGTCCCGAGTTCGGGGCGTCCGTGGGCGTGGTGTTTGCCTTCGCCAATGCCGTCTCTGCCTCAATGAACACCATTGGTTTCTGTGAATCGCTAAATGGCTTATTAA AGAGTAATGGACTAAAAATTATCGACAACGGCATCAATGACATCCGGATTGTGGGATCGGTTACCATTCTGCTTCTCATCCTGATCTGCTGTGTGGGCATGGAGTGGGAAACTAAAGCTCAAAACTTCCTGATTGTAACCATTGTTCTGGCCATTTTCAACTTTATCATTGGAGCAGCTATTGGTCCAAATGGAAATGAAGAGCTCATCTCAAAGGGATTTGTGGGCTTGTCAT ggTCAACATTTAAGGAAAATTTCGGATCGGACTATAGATACGCCGAGGGCGTGAACCACGACTTCTTCAGTGTGTTTGCCATCTTCTTCCCCAGCGTCACAGGCATCCAGGCTGGAGCCAATATCTGTGGTGATTTAAAGGACGCCGGAGCCGCCATACCCAAGGGCACCTTCTGGTCCTTGCTGATTTCAATGACCTCGTACGCTTTGTTTGTGCTCTTCGCTGGCGGTGCCGCTGTGCGGGATGCCTCTGGTAATCCTGCCGACCTTGTCAATGGCAGCATCATTCCCTCAGAGCTTCCATGCATGACCGACGGTAACTGCACATGGGGTCTCTTCAACTCATACGAAATGATGCAGGAGATGTCTCTCTGGGGTCCGTTGATCTACGCCGGATGTTTTGCTGCCACCCTGAGCACAGCACTGACCAATCTACTCTCAGTGCCTCGTCTAGTGCAGGCTTTGGGCATTGACCAGATCTATCCGGGCCTGATCTTCTTCTCGAAGCCATACGGAAAGCACGGAGAACCGTACCGCGGCTACGTCCTCACCTTCTTCATCTCCACCGGTTTCCTGCTGATCGGAGAACTGAACCTGATTGCTCCACTGATTTCCACCTTCTACCTGGCCTCCTACGCCCTGATCAACTTCTGCACATTCCACGCGGCGTTTGTGAAGCCACTGGGATGGCGTCCCACCTTCAAGTATTACAACGCCTGGCTCAGTCTCTTTGGATTCGCCATGTGCGTGGCCATTATGTTCCTGATCAACTATGTGGCCGCCATCATCACTTTTGGTATTATCTTTGCTCTGTACCTGGTGGTCATGTACCGAAAACCAGAGGCGAACTGGGGCTCCACCACCCAAGCGCAGCAGTACAAGGCAGCCCTGATGGCCGTCCACCGGCTTCAGAATGTTTCCGACCACGTGAAGAACTACCATCCGCAGGTTTTGGTACTCTCTGGCGATCCCAAGACCAGGCCTCCTCTAGTCGACTTTGGTTATTTGCTTACCAAGAACAACTCTCTGATGTTTGTGGCCAATATAATACCG GTCCGTGTGGGTTACAAATGCCGTCAGCACTTGGTTAAAGAAGGTCAAAAGTATTTGGACGCCCGCAAGATCAAGGCATTCTACAATGTAATCGATGGCTTCAGTTTGGAGGACGGAATTAATGCTCTAACCAAGTCCACGGGCTTTGGAAAGATGTCTCCCAATATTGTGCTGGTGGGCTATAAGCCCGATTGGAATCGTTGCCGTAAGGAGGAGGTGGAAAGCTATTTTTCCATTCTATA CAATGCCTTCTCCCAGCGCATGGGTGTGGCCCTGCTCCGTCTCCCCAATGGACTGGACTTTTCGGAACTGAACTCTGAGGTTACCCTGCCAGCCGTTGGAATGGGACACATGCACACAGCGAATGCTCAAGGATTCACCAACGAACTGATGCCGGCCGCCAATGCTGCCTCCGAGCTTCTGCATATCGACTCCAACCTGAACTTGGCAAGCATGGACAGCCCTAATTCTTCGTTTACAATGCCCCAGCCCGCTCCGATGCCCAACATGCAGCGAAGCTCCCGTAGCTACAAGGTTAATGGATCCGACGAACCGTCAGTGACATATCACACCAAAGGCGGTTCTGATATTCCCCAGAATCTGCTCGATGCCATGACCATTTTCACGCGAAAGCAACCCAAGGGCACCATTGATGTCTTCTGGCTTTACGACGATGGAG GTCTCACCATTCTCCTGCCCTACATCATATCCATGCGCTCCCATTGGCAAAATTGTAAATTGAGGGTCTTCGCCATGTGTCACGGCAAGGACGAGGAACAAGAGGAAAAAAG CATGGCTAGTTTGCTGACAAAGTTCCGCATCAAGTACTCCGAGCTGATCATGCTAAAGGGCGTGTCGGAGCAGCCGCGCCCAGACACCCTGCTGAAGCACAAACGTCTCATCGAGCCCTTCCGTCGCGGAGTCCGCAACGAGTTTGGCATCACGGACGAGGAGCTGCTTAGCATGGCCGAGAAGACGAATCGACAGTTACGCATCCATGAACTGGTGGTTAGCCATTCGTCCAATGCCTCCCTGGTGGTCATGTCCCTGCCCATGCCACGAAAG GAGGCCATTTCGGCGCCACTGTACATGTCCTGGCTGGAGATGCTCACTTCGGACATGAAGTGCCCGGTGGCACTTGCCCGTGGAAACCAAACACCTGTGCTGACACTCTACTCCTAG